In a genomic window of Helianthus annuus cultivar XRQ/B chromosome 10, HanXRQr2.0-SUNRISE, whole genome shotgun sequence:
- the LOC110885545 gene encoding lysine histidine transporter-like 8, which produces MAEVLDSRIHILNDDNEIISKNMQVQLEQSDSKEDRNEIYQPPDEWLPITQSRRGNSWTATFHLLCSGIGTQTLSLPIAFLYLGWFWGIMCLSVAFVWQLYTIGVLVSLHESVPGTRFSRYLQLSIAAFGVKLGKLLAIFPIMYLSGGTCVMFIITGGGTMKLFYQLLCGDCSSKHPLTTTEWFLVFITLAILVSLFCANLHSVALMSFLGATMAVGYCTILWIVFVAKGKVDGVVYDPSEAVSSESGRVRSIFNALGIIAVAFRGHNVVLEIQGTMPSTPNRSSSKFMLKGVVASYLIIAMCFFPLAIVGYWAFGNKLPINGGVLIAISTTLNYHMPKPLLGLIYMQIIISCVTAFQMYSMVVYDNLERVYASRAKHECTKLVRMGIRIFFGGLTFFISVAFPFLPSLALIIGGISLHLTFGYPCDTTRTASRPVKIHFNTTSFILACIHTSARSHICYCIFAFLPCFLIVS; this is translated from the exons ATGGCTGAGGTGTTGGATAGCAGGATTCATATCTTGAATGATGACAATGAAATCATAAGCAAGAACATGCAGGTGCAGTTAGAGCAATCTGATTCCAAAGAAGACCGGAATGAGATATATCAACCACCAGACGAATGGCTTCCAATTACTCAATCAAGAAGAGGGAATTCATGGACTGCTACATTCCATTTGCTTTGCTCTGGAATCGGAACCCAAACACTCTCTCTACCCATCGCCTTTCTATACCTTGGCTG GTTTTGGGGGATTATGTGTTTGTCTGTGGCATTTGTGTGGCAGCTATACACCATTGGAGTGCTAGTGAGTCTTCATGAATCGGTCCCTGGTACTCGTTTCAGTAGATATCTTCAACTTTCTATAGCTGCTTTTG GTGTAAAATTGGGGAAACTTCTAGCCATTTTCCCTATAATGTATCTCTCAGGAGGCACATGTGTGATGTTCATAATCACAGGGGGTGGAACCATGAAGCTTTTCTATCAACTCTTGTGTGGGGATTGCTCTTCCAAACACCCTTTGACAACAACAGAATGGTTCTTGGTTTTTATTACTCTGGCAATTCTTGTGTCTTTATTTTGTGCAAACTTGCATTCGGTAGCTTTGATGTCGTTTCTTGGAGCAACAATGGCTGTTGGATATTGTACAATATTATGGATTGTGTTTGTTGCAAAAGGGAAGGTAGATGGCGTTGTGTATGATCCATCAGAAGCCGTCTCATCAGAATCTGGTCGTGTTCGAAGTATTTTTAATGCACTTGGGATCATTGCAGTTGCCTTTAGAGGCCATAATGTTGTGTTAGAGATACAG GGTACAATGCCATCAACCCCAAATCGCTCATCATCAAAGTTCATGTTAAAAGGAGTGGTAGCATCATATCTCATTATTGCAATGTGTTTCTTCCCCCTAGCAATTGTTGGATATTGGGCATTTGGAAACAAG CTTCCAATCAACGGAGGAGTGCTAATTGCAATCTCAACCACCCTTAACTACCACATGCCTAAACCATTGCTAGGTCTCATATACATGCAGATCATTATAAGTTGTGTCACCGCTTTCCAAATGTACAGCATGGTTGTGTATGACAACTTGGAGCGCGTATACGCAAGCCGAGCAAAACACGAATGCACAAAGTTAGTTCGTATGGGTATCCGGATTTTCTTTGGAGGCTTGACCTTCTTTATATCTGTGGCGTTTCCATTTCTGCCAAGCTTAGCACTAATTATCGGAGGGATTTCTTTGCACTTGACGTTTGGTTACCCATGTGATACGACCCGAACCGCAAGCCGACCCGTGAAGATCCATTTCAACACCACATCCTTTATTttagcatgcatacatacatCTGCACGTTCTCATATTTGCTATTGCATATTTGCATTTCTTCCATGTTTCCTAATTGTTAGTTAA